A genomic region of Glycine max cultivar Williams 82 chromosome 15, Glycine_max_v4.0, whole genome shotgun sequence contains the following coding sequences:
- the LOC102668413 gene encoding uncharacterized protein, whose amino-acid sequence MGIPNRGFQGYNQGNSSGFHQGGAGFNHGPPRFNQGRNFTQGSGWRNQGNQYKEKRNQQPYQPPYQHPSQGPNQQEKPTNIEELLLQFIQETRSHQKSTDATIRNLEVQMGQLAQDKAEQPTRTFGANTEKNPKEECKAVLTRGQKKAQVEGKVEEEDQSAEDKTETPEERIEEEEKVTSPPATKSQKAREARKEEPPALPQDLPYPVVPTKKNKERYFKRFLEIFKGLEITMPFGEALQQMPLYSKFMKDILTKKGKYIDNENIVVGGNCGAIIQRKLPKKFKDPKSVTILCTIGKETVNKALIDLGASINLMPLSMCKRIGNLKIDPTKMML is encoded by the coding sequence ATGGGCATACCAAATCGCGGATTCCAGGGTTACAACCAGGGGAACTCATCCGGATTCCACCAAGGGGGAGCAGGATTCAATCACGGACCACCGAGATTCAATCAAGGAAGAAACTTCACGCAAGGTTCAGGGTGGAGGAATCAAGGAAACCAGTACAAGGAGAAAAGGAATCAACAACCATACCAACCACCATACCAGCATCCCAGCCAGGGCCCCAATCAGCAAGAAAAGCCCACCAATATAGAAGAACTGTTGCTGCAATTCATCCAGGAAACACGATCCCATCAAAAGAGCACGGATGCAACCATTCGAAATCTGGAAGTTCAAATGGGCCAATTGGCACAAGACAAAGCCGAACAGCCCACTAGAACTTTCGGGGCTAACACGGAGAAGAACCCAAAGGAAGAATGCAAGGCCGTGTTGACTCGAGGGCAGAAGAAAGCACAGGTGGAAGGtaaggttgaagaagaagacCAATCAGCAGAAGACAAGACAGAGACACCAGAAGAAAGGATAGAAGAAGAGGAGAAGGTGACATCACCACCTGCAACCAAGAGCCAGAAAGCGCGGGAAGCCAGGAAAGAAGAACCACCGGCCTTACCACAAGATCTcccatatcctgtggtacccACGAAGAAGAACAAGGAACGCTATTTCAAGCGTTTCTTGGAAATATTCAAAGGGTTGGAGATCACTATGCCATTCGGGGAAGCCTTACAGCAGATGCCCCTATACTCCAAATTTATGAAGGACATCCTCACCAAGAAGGGGAAGTACATTGACAATGAGAACATTGTGGTAGGGGGTAACTGCGGCGCTATAATACAGAGGAAGCTACCCAAGAAGTTTAAGGACCCCAAAAGTGTTACCATCCTGTGCACCATAGGGAAGGAGACGGTGAACAAGGCCCTCATTGACTTAGGAGCAAGTATCAATCTGATGCCCTTGTCAATGTGTAAAAGAATTGGGAATCTGAAGATAGATCCTACCAAGATGATGCTTTAG